The genomic region gacatgaagaagaagaaaagatgaCCTAAGAGCAGTGGGCATGGGAACATGATGGAAGGCTAAAGCCCTTGTTCCTCGTCTAACACTAGAGGAGGCTTTGGTTTGAGTTTTTGTGATGCCTTCCATGCCTATTGTTCTTTGGTGCCCCTTCCTCTTCATGGGATACACAACCTAAAAAGGATTCATAGTATAACTGATTTGGTCAAGTTCATACACCCTGCATAGTAGGAGGGTTATTTTCCATGTTTTTTTTGGCATGCCTTAATCCATCGGTTAGATAAGATGCCGGATTGTTAGCTGGTTTATACTACAGCCTCAAAGTCAAGGGTTTGTCAATCAAGGCAACAATTAGATCAGATATTGACATAGCTAACTTAAATCAGGAAGTAGATTTTGACATTAAACTGAAAATTAGGGTTGTTACATGATTAATAACTCAAACACCAGATTAGCTAAACTGCTTGAAGTTTCAAGGGCCCACAAGCTACTTAAACAGGGTTTGGTAAACAGGTAGTTTCAGTGGCAAGTTGCCGAAAGTCGATCCATTTGTGAGGGCTGGAATTTCTTGGGATGCACTGAAATGTAATATCATGAAAAAAACATTGATTCGTCCGTTTGCTGTTGCAAAAAACACCATTATAAAATCTGGACATCTGAGGATTTCACTAATTCTTATCTGAAGAACATTGCACAGTTTAAACAGTTATTCTCCAGAATTAATGAAGCCCAAATTATCACACTAAATCAAAGGAAGTTCTGAAGTAATAGTATTTGAATGGTAGATATCAGCCAATTGATGCAGGTCAAGCATTATGTGAGGACTGAGGAGTTTAGACAGAGTCGCATGGTAAATGCATGCAAGCGTATTACTCTTATCAGTTAATCACATCAATGACACACCACTCTGACCACTCTAGCTAAGACTACGAGCAGAAATCGGAGTGCAAAAGATGGTAATTGGCACACAAAACATGAAACAAATCGGAGTGCAAAAGATGGTAATTGGCACACAAAACATGAAGCAATATCAATATGTTCATTCAGATTATTTTTATCATTTCCTAAATAGTTCACACATGGGATATAGCAAACTAATGGATAAAATACACAGACTAGCAAGAAACAACCATTACCGCAACAGGATATATCTGCAGCTTCGAAAATTGTGAACTCCGATGGAATTTGCAGTTTTGTACAATTCATCATAAATTGGTGTTGTTTTTTATATATTGTTTAATGTGCAGGATAAGGCTTATTTCCCCACTCTGGAACCTTGCAGTCTGTTTGCATCTCAACCTGGGCGATTTAATCCTTGGAGGGATGGTGGCCGAGCTACAAGGTTGAACTGGGAAGTACTTTGATGGGTGGAAGAAGTACCATGCTCTCTTCAAGACCTTGTTCTTCCTTTGTGTCCGATCCTTATTCTTAAAATACTCTGTGTATAAATGAGTTTAGACTGAATATGTGATCACTATACCTTCATGTGTTTTCCTCCTAGGGATCAAGGGTGATGGTTTCTTTGGAGATATGTTTTTCCTATATTTTCTCATGCCATGTAGTTGTGTGCAGCCTGCAGAATTTGGATACTAAATTACTTAAAAAATAATAGGACTAAACTTTTTTTCTTTATAAAATAGTCTACAGACATTTTGGTTTTGCAGATATGAgatccctctaatcatgttgtaATCACATTCTGTCATCTGCAAATAATGCAGCTCATGTCCAAAGTACCTTGTGTTCCAATTAATTGTCACATTGGTGGTTCTTTGCCCACTGTTATGTAATTTTTCAAGGGTTTAATTTGTCTAATTTCATATTATTTTTAGCTTATAACTTCTTATTGCTACATATATTGACACTATAAATGCACAGGCTGATACAGATGTTCTAAAAGAAGGCTGGTACAGATATTATGTACCAGTTTCGGATATGGGTAATAAAGGTGAGCAAAAGAGATCTTTACGCACATGCCCTTAATTAAGAGTAGAGGACAATAGGACAGGACCGGTGATTATATGACCCCATTATCATTGACTGTAGAATGGTGCCTCCATGCACCGGGTGTCTTCATTGCTTTCTCCTCTAAGGTTCTGCATATGGTGCACCACCAATTATTTATACCTCAAAGCTGAAACACTTTGTCCAACAATTCAAGCTTGTCCTTCGAGAGCCTTGTCTCGCTAGATTTGTACGCACTGAAAGTAAGCCCAGAAGAGGAAGAGAGAGCTCAAGAGCAATGGgaatgggaacatggaggaaagcaatgcttgtttgtttgcacctgTAGTATCGGAGGTGCAAATATTTGGCATGGATCCTTTCCTGATGCCTCCCGTTCCTACCGTTCTTGTGCACTTCTTCCTGTTCCTTTTGGCTTACATGATAGCTCTGATGGagaaaccatagacatgtgtccacatgtttagataACATGAGACCTCGAATGCGAGCCCGGAAGAGGAAGAATAGAGGGCCTTAGAGTAGTGGgaatgggaacatggaggaaagcctAAATTGCTCGGTTTTCACCTCTAGTGTTGGAGGTGAAAAATCTAGTTTGGTGTTTCCCAATGCCTCCCATTCCTATTGTTCTAAAgcactccttcctcttccttttttGGCTTGCTTGGTTGCTTTAGTTTAGAAACCAACTATATGTTTGCACATATTCGATGTGAAATCTCAAAAGCGAGCTAGGAAGAGGAAGAAAGGGAGGGCCTAAGAGCAATGGGGATGAGAGCATAGAGGAAAGCCTAAGTTATCGGTTCTTCACCTCTTGTGTTGAGGTGGAAATCCCGTTTGGTATTTTCCCGATGCCTCTCATTCCTATCGTTCTTAAGcgctccttcctcttcctttttgTTTGCTGAATCTTTTAGCAGAAAAACTGAACGTATATGTGGATATATTGAGATAGTATGAGATGTCTATTGCGAGacatgaagaggaagaaaaggTGACTTAAGAGCAGTGGGCATGGGAACATGATGGAAGGCTAAAGCCCTTGTTCCCCGTCTAACACTAGAGGAGGCTTTGGTTTGAGTTTTTCTGATGCCTTCCATGCCTATTGTTCTTTGGTGCCCCTTCCTCTTCCTTTTGGATACACAACATAAAAAGGATTCATAGTATAACATGATTTGGTCAAGTTCATACACCCTGCATAGTAGGAGGGTTATTTTCCATCTTTTTCTGGCATGACTTAATCCATCGGTTAGATAAGATGCCGGATTGTTAGCTGGTTTATACTACAACCTCAAAGTCAAGGTTTTGTCAATCAAGGCAACAATTAGATCAGATATTGACATAGCAAACTTAAATCAGTAAGTACATTTTGACATTAAACTGACAATTAGGGTTGTTACATGATTAATAACTCAAACGCCAGATTAGCTAAACTGCTTTAAGTTTCAAGGGCACACAAGCTACTTAAACAGGATTTGATAATCAGGTAGTTTCAGTGGCAAGTGGCCCTGAGTAGCTGTTGTCTGGAAGCGCAAGTCGATCTGTTTGGGAGGGCTGGAATTTCTTGGGCTGTACTGAAATGTAATATTATGGTTTAAAAAAAAATATTGATTCGTCCGTTTGCTGTTGCAAAACACACCATTATAAAATCTGGACATATGAGGCTTTCACTAATTCTTATCTGAAGAACACTGCACAGTTTAAACAGTTATTCTCCAGAATTAATGAAGCCCAAATTATCACACTAAATCAAAGGAAGTTCTGAAGTAATAGTATTTGAATGGTACATATCAGCCAGTTGATGCAGGTCAAGCATGACGTGAGGACTGAGGAGTTTAGACAGAGTCGCATGGTAAATGCATGTAAGTGCATTACTCTATCAGTTAATCAGATCAATGACACACCACTCTGACCACTCTAGCTAAGACTACGAGCAGAAACGGAGTACGAAAGATCGTAATTGGCACACAAAACATGAGACAATATCACTATGTTCATTCagattatttttattatttcctcAGTAGTTCAAACATGGGATATAGCAAACTAATGGATTTATCTGCAGCTACGAAAATTGTGAACTCCAATGGAATTTGCAGTTTTGTAAACTTCATCATAAATTGGTGTTGTTTTTTATATATTGTTTAGATGTGCGGGATAAGGCTTATTTCCCCACTCTGGAACCTTGCAGGCTGTTTGCATCTCAACCTGGGCGATTTAATCCTTGGAGAGATGGTGGCAGAGCTACAAGATTGAACTGGGAAGTACTTCGATGGGTGGAAGAAGTACCATACTCTCTTCGGGACCTTGTTCTTCCTTTGTGTCCAAACCTTGTTCTTAAAATACTATGTGTATAATGAGTTTAGACTGAATATGTGATCACTATACCTTCATGTGTTTTATCCTAGGGATCAAGGGTGACAGTTCCTTTGGAGATATGTTTTTCCTATATTTTCCCATGACATGTAGTTGTGTACAGCCTGCAGAATTTGGATACTAAATTACTTAAAAAATAATAGGACTAAACTTTTTTTTCTTGATAAAATGGTCTATAGACATTTTGGTTATGCAGATATGAgatccctctaatcatgttgtaATCACATTCTGTCATCTGCAATAACGCAGCTCATGTCCAAAGTACCTTGTGTTCCAATTAATTGTCACGTTGGTGGTTCTTTGCCCACTGTTTTGTAATTTTTCGAGGGTTTAATATGTCTAATTTCATATTATTTTTAGCTTATAACTTCTTATTGCTGCGTATTTTGACACTATAAATGCACAGGATGATACAGATATTGTTCTAAAAGAAGGCTGGTACAGATATTATGTACCAGTTTCGGATATGGGTAATAAAGGTGAGCAAAAGAGATCTTTACGCACATGCCCTTAATTAAGAGTAGAGGACAATAGGACAGGGCTGGTGATTATGTGACCCCATTATCATTGACTGTAGAATGGTGCCTCCATGCACTGGGTGTCTTCATTGCTTTCTCCTCTAAGGTTCTGCATATGGTGCACCACCAATTATTTATACCTCAAAGCTGAAACACTTTGTCCAACACTTCAAGCTTGTCCTTCGAGAGCCTTGTCTCTAGATTTGTACGCACTGAAAGTAAGCCGGGAAGAGGAAGAGAGAGCTCAAGAGCAATGGgaatgggaacatggaggaaagcaatgcttgtttgtttgcacctgTAGTATCGGAGGTGCAAATATTTGGCATGGATCCTTTCCTGATGCCTCCCATTTCTACCGTTCTTGTGCACTTCTTCCTGTTCCTTTTGGCTTACGTGATAGCTCTGATGGagaaaccatagacatgtgtccacatgtttagataACATGAGACCTCGAATGCGAGCCCGGAAGAGGAAGAATAGAGGGCCTTAGAGTAGTGGgaatgggaacatggaggaaagcctAAATTGCTCGGTTTTCATCTCTAGTGTTAGAGGTGAAAATCTAGTTTGGTGTTTCCCAATGCCTCCCATTCCTATTGTTCTAAAgcactccttcctcttccttttttGGCTTGCTTGGTTGCTTTAGTTTAGAAACCAACTATATGTCTGCACATATTCGATGTGAAATCTCAAAAGCGAGCTAGGAAGAGGAAGAAAGGGAGGGCCTAAGAGCAATGGGGATGAGAGCATAGAGGAAAGCCTAAGTTATCGGTTCTTCACCTCTTGTGTTGAGGTGGAAATCCCGTTTGGTATTTCCCAATGCCTCTCATTCCTATCGTTCTTAAGcgctccttcctcttcctttttgTTCACTAAATCTTTAGCAGAAAAACAGGACATATATGTGGATATGTTCAGATGGTGTGAGATGTCCATTTGAAACATGAAGAGGAAGCAAAGATGACCTAAGAGCAGTGGGCATGGGAACATGATGGAAGGCTAAAGCCCTTGTTCCTCGTCTAACACTAGAGGAGGCTTTGGTTTGAGTTTTTGTGATGCCTTCCATGCCTATTGTTCTCTGGTgttccttcctcttccttttgaATCACACAACATAAAAAGGATTCATAGTATAACATCATTTGGTCAACTTCATACACCCTGTATAGTAGGAGGGTTATTTTCCATATTTTTTTGGCATGCCTTAATCCATTGGTAAGATAAGATGCCGGATTGTTAACTGGTTTATCAACCCCACTGTCAAGGTTTTGTTAGTCAAGGCAACAATTAGATCAGATATTGACATAGCTAACTTAAATCAATGTGTACATTTTGACATTACTGACAATCAGGGTTGTTACATGATTGATAACTCAAACTCCAGATTAGCTAAACTGAAGTTTCAAGGGCCAACAAGCTACTTAAACAGGGTTTGATAAACAGTTCATTGGCAAGTTGCCCTGAGTAGTTGTTGTCCGGGGGCGCAAGTTGATTTGTTTGGGAGGGCTGGGATTTCTTGGGCTGTACTGAAATGTAATATTCATTAAGAAACATTGATTCATCCGTTTGCTATTGAAAAAGCACCATTATAAAATTTGGGCATCTGAGGATTTCACTAATTCTTATCTGAGAAACACCCCGCAGTTTAAACAGTTATTCTCCAGAATTAATGAAGCCCAAATTATCACACTAAAACAGTTCTATTAAGACCACGCTTGTTCAAAGGGGAAAGTAATACTTAAATAGATCAAACAcattttttttaaaggggggaatAATAATTGAGTGGACAAAGTCCACGAGCTGTGAGACGAGAAAGCAGATAACTATTAAAACAAGTTAGCCTAACCAACAATTTAAAATAGTTATGGGAAGGACACGCGTAGGAAATCAGAACTTTAGAAAATAGGGCAAGAAGTTCATTCAAAGGGGAAAGTAATACTTGAATAGACAACACATTTTATCAAAGGGGGGGATAATAATTGAGTGGACAAAGTCCATGAGCTGTGAGACGAGACAGCAGATAACTATTAAAACAACAAGAAGGACACGCGAAGGAAATCAGAACTTTAGAAAAAAGGGCAAGAAGTTcattcaagcatactaagcaagagGACAAAATAGAAATATAGTGACTGAACTAATTTCATGTGTAATTCCTGAGAATAATGTTAGCATACCAGGAAGAGATAAATGAGCAGAATTCTGGAGAGAACTGATCTGCAGGTGCAGAAGGTGGTGGCTGGTCAACAATTGCTTCCAATAGTTCATAGAAGCTTAACCAACCTTCTCCCTCTGGAGGAGTATAAGGGAAGCGACCAATGGCGCATTCAAGTATTACCAAGCCCAAACTCCATACATCACTCTTGTAGTCATAGGAGCTGCCACTAATCCGCTCAGGCTGCACAAGGAAGAAAGGAAGAAACTATGAAGGAAAATTTATGCACCCCAGATAACCGTTATGAGCATAAGCCGCAGTCAGAAGACAAAACTGGTCTTTTTACATACCGCCATATAGTTGTAGGTTCCAACAAATGTATCACGCTGACCAATCGAACTTGCTAGCACTGCACTCACCCCAAAATCAGTAATCTTTACTTCACCTTTATGGTTGACTAACAAGTTAGAAGGCTTTATGTCTCTGTGAATCACATGCCTTTCATGATGAAGATATAACAATCCCTCCAAAACCTGATTTATTCAGACACTACTGATGTTAGATGTGCCAGATTGTAGCTCCAACTTCCAACATATGTGACAGAATTTTAAGAATATTCTGAATACAAAAGTCAAAGCAGAAACAATAGGCCAAGCATATACATACCTGCTTGCAAAGTACTGCGAGGTATGGCTCCAGAATGGTTTTAACTTGTTTAATTATGTCTGCAAGAGATCCACGATCCATATATTCCAGAACAAGATATATTACACCATTGTGGTAAAAAGATTGATGGCAAAGGACTATATGTGGGCTCTGTGTTGCTTGATTTATTTTGAGCTCCTGTACTATTTGTTTGCGAACTGACTCCTGAATGTTCATTTGAATGCCCTATGAAGAAATTGCAATAGTCAATTAACTGATAGATCATATGGAGAAATGCCACGGCAGTACAAAGATCAGGAACAACGCTTGAAAACATTTAATCGCCCATATATTGTTACCTGATGTATTCTCATGCATTAGCGTCAGTTCTCAAATCAGTGTTCCATACAGATTTTGCAGGCCAGTACTAGATGTTTTTGCTATCGAAATATGTATATGGCAACCGTGTGCCAGATTGCGAAACTGCCACACGCCTCCCGATCTTCTTCCTTTCCCGCACGTCCTCCCCGACCTCCCTCCCGATTTCTTTCCTTTCCTGCACGTCTCCCGATCTCTTTCCTTTCCCGCGGGCACACCCGCTCGTGACTTCCTAATTTTCGTAATCGTCAATTATGGCCCCACATGACTTCCCAACTTTCGGGCAAAAATAATGCTTGGTCTAGGATTTGATCTCTGGTCTGCAGGTAATCAACAAAGGAAACTAATCACCTCACCTATGACACTGATTGTTGAACAAGCTAAGGGAAAATActgtttttgacatgtttttgCCTTTAATATGTTAGCACTGATTTTTTTGTTTCAAGCATCGTGGTAACTTTGATCATTGGGAATAAATTTGTTGAACCGGCCCCCCGGTAATTTCTGTAAATAGCACGATAACATTCACGCTATAGACCTGATAATTTAGATACAAACATCGTGGTAACTTTAACCATTGGGGAAGATAAATGTGAAAAGATACccgataatttatgtgtaaatagatggtaatatacgcagcgcacatctgataactgaggtagaaacaccatggtaactttgatcgtagggatttttttttgaaaagatactccgatatcttctgtgtaaatagcacggtagTATACCTCCCTCCTCTGGTATgtttatgtgtaaatagcatgaaaatatatgcactgcgataactaaacaccatgataagtttCTGACCCGTGGGGGAGAATTTCCTGAAACATACCCCTgataaattttgtgtaaatagcatgatattttAAGCACTACGAGCTTGATAAAGTTACCTAGAATCACCATGATAACTTTTTCTCCTAggaaaaagttgttcaaaacatcCCTAATAATTTtcatgtaaataacatgataatataagcaccacataaccgataacttgcaatataaacatgatggtaacttttttttaccaaaggaaaataagttgttaAAGACATACACTCGCCTCGCGCGTGGGCCTCTTGGATGAACACAACACATGGCGTGCCACGAGAAAGTGACATAATGTTTAGTGTCATGAGGGGCACACGTGCTATAGGCGTGGTAAGTTACGCAAAAACATCGTGGTAATTTTTGACCTATGGGAAATGCTACCGAAACACACCCAGGTTTTTAGGTGCAAGTAACATGATAATATACAAACTATAGACCCGGTAACTCATGTACAATcccccatggtaactttgaccagggggaggttgatgtacatataccctgataacttatgtgtaagtacCACGGTATTTTACACGTCGAAAACCTTCTAACTTGTGTATAAAATACAGTGGTGACTTTGAAGGGGTGTAGTTGTTGAAGCATAGTACCTGGTACGTTCTATGTAAATAGTATGGTAAGTTACGCAACACAGGCCTGATAACTTGCATATGAATGTCATGGTAACTTTGTCCTGAGGAGAAATCATGTGGTAGACGTGAAGAAGTGACAGTTTTCTCGGGGGTGGGCGCGCGAGATGTGCAGGAGAAACAGGTTTCTCGGACGAGCCTCCGGGGTCATTTCAGAGGAGGCGAGGTCAAAGGACGGGGGATCGTGTGGTACTTTAAAATGAAAGAAGTAGAGGTGTGGCAGTTTTGCTTATATGGCACACGTGTGCCAAATATCAGTCCTTTTGCTATAACTCATTTTAATAGTGTGCGTAAGCGTGCATCTAACTGAATATACTGTCATGCCATCACAAGCTGACTAAACAAAACTAATCTTCAGAGGTAGAATAATCCAATTGTCGTGACACGTCAAACAGATATGAATAGATTATTTTTCATGTTAACAAACTTGAATAAAAAAATAAACAGTATAAcagaaaaaactactccctccgtcccataatataagagcgcttttgacactacactagtgtcaaaaacgctcttatattatgggacggagggagtagcagtttACCGGAATGCTCTAACAGTAACAATAAAAATCCAACTTAGGCATACATAAATTTAGTGTTCTGTTACCTTCAAGGCATAAAATGTGCCCACCCACTTGTGCCGCACTAGTTGGACAACACCACCACTTCCCTTACCAATGACCTGAATCATCTCGAGGTCATCCATTGATAACTGCACATCTTCCACCTTCATTTTTGTTGATTGCTGAGGAAAATAAACAAATCAACATGTACTCAGAATTCAGAAACAACTTGATCCTTATCCAAATGATAACAAGCACAAACTGAGTAACAATATATCCTAGTTGGGATTCTACAGTAACCTTTAGACAACATACCCTATTCCCACTAACTATAAAACTTCTGTTGGTGGCATCTAATAAGCAGCAGCGAGCAGCAGAGTACATAATTTCAATCCTAGGCATTAAAAAATAATCATGAAACAATTATTGAGAAATCTGCAAATATGTTATGATTTTGGATAAAACGACTACAAAGTTTGAACTAGAAGGGTTCCTCTGACCCTGCGGTCCATAAATTTGTAACTTTGGTCGATGAAAGTAACACATGCTGCGACTTAGGCTGACAGCTGACTGCCTAAGTCACCAACAAATGCGagcactctctctctccctctccctcttgcgCACCTCCGCTGGGCAGATCCGAACTCCATATCTTCATAGCAGTTCACCTGGTCTCCTACCTACTCCTCGACTTGTTTTCAGGCTCTGGCAGCCAGTTCCATATTCATCTCCCATTCAAGAAATCCTAACCATAGGAAGAGACCATGGGGGGGAAGGAACCGCTCAAGGAGCTCCAGCTCATTCTGCCGGAGCGACACCTGTCAGTAAACCATGTAGGTTTTCTTGACTCGTTGGCTTAAACTGCCCGTTTTATTTATATAGcatgttttgttttcctttttcctgTTGAAGCTACTGAGGACTTGATATTTTACTGCACTACTTTTTTGTGTCTAGAAATGTTTTTGAGATACTTGAAGAAACAAGAAGTAATGTGTGAATTAAATGGTTGTCTTTGGTTTCTGGTGGTCTTTTAGACTTGATCAAAGAGGCTCGTGGCTTATCTCCGAGGAAAAGAGCGATGACTACGTGAGTTCCAGGTTCAGTAATGACTATTTTTTCGGTATGTCTTACTGTATTCAGGTTATATTGTACTTTGTGTGGCGACGTGTACGTTTATATAGTAGTACATATACTATTCAATCACAAATCTTATCAAATGTTTTGTTGGTTCCCCCTGGTTTATTGAATGCAGTAGACCCTCTGAGTGCACTGAATCAGTGACGCACGCAACACATAAACCACCCTTGTTAATGAATACGAGTACAATACAACAGGAACACACAACTGGGCAGATTAACAAACAACAGAGTTAGTCATTACAAAATATTGAGCCAAGAACTCACATGTTCATCTCCGTTTTCCTCGGAGATAAGCTGCAAACCTCTTTGATTAAGTCGCAGTTCACCGTCCTTGAACGTACCGCTCGCCGTCCTGAAAGACCACAAGCAGCTCAGCAACTCAACCCA from Triticum aestivum cultivar Chinese Spring chromosome 4A, IWGSC CS RefSeq v2.1, whole genome shotgun sequence harbors:
- the LOC123088151 gene encoding mitogen-activated protein kinase kinase 1 → MRGKKPLKELTLSVPAQETPVDKFLTASGTFKDGELRLNQRGLQLISEENGDEHQSTKMKVEDVQLSMDDLEMIQVIGKGSGGVVQLVRHKWVGTFYALKGIQMNIQESVRKQIVQELKINQATQSPHIVLCHQSFYHNGVIYLVLEYMDRGSLADIIKQVKTILEPYLAVLCKQVLEGLLYLHHERHVIHRDIKPSNLLVNHKGEVKITDFGVSAVLASSIGQRDTFVGTYNYMAPERISGSSYDYKSDVWSLGLVILECAIGRFPYTPPEGEGWLSFYELLEAIVDQPPPSAPADQFSPEFCSFISSCIQKDPAERMSASELLNHAFIKKFEDKDLDLRILVESLEQPMNVPE